The Denticeps clupeoides chromosome 5, fDenClu1.1, whole genome shotgun sequence genome includes a region encoding these proteins:
- the ppp1r8b gene encoding protein phosphatase 1, regulatory subunit 8b isoform X2 — MVPFWVISDWNPTSLNRFQSTQLCHLEPRPVPTLSGRSHKLNLVLPQNLTEFNTAHNKRISTLTIEEGNLDIQRPKRKRKSSRVSFNEEDEVINPEDVDPSVGRFRNMVQTAVVPMKKKKLDCYRSVLGVDDAVAKRASNCPLRGGLYGDLPPVGHEAQVTGHSGATILGGLPLPLPNPAPDVDLVPEPSQRPIMLTPAPVSGPYMPEGLNEPRKKKYAKEAWPGKKPTPSLLI; from the exons ATGGTACCTTTTTGGGTCATATCCGACTGGAACCCCACAAGCCTCAACAGGTTCCAGTCGACTCAACTATGTCATTTGGAGCCTCGACCCGTGCCTACACTATCAGGGAGAAGCCACAAACTCAACCTGGTGCTGCCTCAG AATCTGACTGAGTTTAACACAGCTCATAACAAGCGCATCTCCACTCTGACCATTGAGGAGGGCAACCTGGACATCCAGAGGCCCAAGAGGAAGCGGAAAAGCTCGAGGGTCTCCTTCAATGAGGAGGACGAGGTCATTAATCCAG AGGATGTGGATCCTTCTGTTGGTCGATTCAGAAACATGGTGCAGACTGCAGTCGTTCCCATGAAG AAGAAGAAACTGGACTGTTATCGCAGCGTACTTGGTGTGGACGATGCTGTAGCAAAGCGTGCTTCCAACTGTCCTCTGCGAGGAGGCTTGTATGGGGACCTTCCTCCTGTGGGTCATGAGGcacaggtcacaggtcacagTGGTGCCACCATCCTGGGGGGTCTGCCTTTGCCCCTTCCCAACCCGGCCCCTGATGTGGACTTGGTGCCAGAACCATCACAGCGTCCCATAATGCTCACTCCAGCTCCTGTCTCTGGGCCATACATGCCTGAGGGCCTCAATGAACCCCGAAAGAAAAAATATGCCAAAGAAGCGTGGCCTGGGAAGAAGCCCACACCCTCTCTGCTCATTTAG
- the ppp1r8b gene encoding protein phosphatase 1, regulatory subunit 8b isoform X1, whose amino-acid sequence MINVRPDSSNFDCPSWAGKPPSGLHLDVVKGDKLMEKLIIDEKKYYLFGRNPDVCDFTIDHQSCSRVHAALVYHKHLKRLFLIDLNSTHGTFLGHIRLEPHKPQQVPVDSTMSFGASTRAYTIREKPQTQPGAASGEKSGEDEELKGLLGLPEEETELENLTEFNTAHNKRISTLTIEEGNLDIQRPKRKRKSSRVSFNEEDEVINPEDVDPSVGRFRNMVQTAVVPMKKKKLDCYRSVLGVDDAVAKRASNCPLRGGLYGDLPPVGHEAQVTGHSGATILGGLPLPLPNPAPDVDLVPEPSQRPIMLTPAPVSGPYMPEGLNEPRKKKYAKEAWPGKKPTPSLLI is encoded by the exons ATGATTAACGTCCGACCAGATTCGTCTAATTTCGACTGCCCTTCATG GGCAGGAAAACCACCTTCAGGACTTCACTTGGATGTAGTGAAAGGTGATAAGTTGATGGAG AAGCTGATCATTGATGAGAAGAAATATTACTTGTTTGGGAGAAACCCAGATGTGTGCGACTTCACCATTGACCATCAGTCCTGCTCTCGTGTCCATGCTGCTCTTGTCTACCATAAACATCTGAAGAGGCTGTTTCTCATTGACCTGAACAGCA CACATGGTACCTTTTTGGGTCATATCCGACTGGAACCCCACAAGCCTCAACAGGTTCCAGTCGACTCAACTATGTCATTTGGAGCCTCGACCCGTGCCTACACTATCAGGGAGAAGCCACAAACTCAACCTGGTGCTGCCTCAGGTGAGAAGTCAGGGGAGGATGAGGAACTCAAAGGACTCCTGGGACTCCCAGAGGAAGAAACTGAGTTGGAG AATCTGACTGAGTTTAACACAGCTCATAACAAGCGCATCTCCACTCTGACCATTGAGGAGGGCAACCTGGACATCCAGAGGCCCAAGAGGAAGCGGAAAAGCTCGAGGGTCTCCTTCAATGAGGAGGACGAGGTCATTAATCCAG AGGATGTGGATCCTTCTGTTGGTCGATTCAGAAACATGGTGCAGACTGCAGTCGTTCCCATGAAG AAGAAGAAACTGGACTGTTATCGCAGCGTACTTGGTGTGGACGATGCTGTAGCAAAGCGTGCTTCCAACTGTCCTCTGCGAGGAGGCTTGTATGGGGACCTTCCTCCTGTGGGTCATGAGGcacaggtcacaggtcacagTGGTGCCACCATCCTGGGGGGTCTGCCTTTGCCCCTTCCCAACCCGGCCCCTGATGTGGACTTGGTGCCAGAACCATCACAGCGTCCCATAATGCTCACTCCAGCTCCTGTCTCTGGGCCATACATGCCTGAGGGCCTCAATGAACCCCGAAAGAAAAAATATGCCAAAGAAGCGTGGCCTGGGAAGAAGCCCACACCCTCTCTGCTCATTTAG
- the themis2 gene encoding LOW QUALITY PROTEIN: protein THEMIS2 (The sequence of the model RefSeq protein was modified relative to this genomic sequence to represent the inferred CDS: inserted 2 bases in 2 codons; deleted 2 bases in 2 codons; substituted 1 base at 1 genomic stop codon) encodes MEFLSFKAAAMDEKGTVLPLQDFIVDHGSLPRILQACSGVQGSVYELSGSEVCLCTGDLLKVIGLELLSASCEDIGSNKTFELPIDHTGKTNAALRRKVTCRRALREWELEHQLQMKKLEHDLKLKMWEGEEQECERRHKLEVKRLELELASKYAHSSPSSHPSPPAFDVDRHIRMVPPFSEKDVEKYFNHFERVATMLKYYSLSHKIVFSQSRKKDYGEEFNSVYELYAASLHVSXGVGVMQNCEAVEEEHLPKLSVGDQLXSSRTTTLEALVCKCISDDDDGDNEEVEEDDNEDKIKGQIYLPLYMGGHFVGKKLSDKLTSSFPIPVDLKVIMRDSGNLGKDPLIRLLALRIEKTSREPIVLASLLETPDHCLELPVTWLQMSLCFTSDPLPWPEGSPPKHCMMSVTEVTDNFYYEXKKLTNTNDAPPPRPPEGRKSVAVQDVGKHSNRDHDYESVEEMMKRAEESVMFY; translated from the exons ATGGAGTTCCTGTCATTCAAAGCTGCTGCGATGGATGAGAAAGGAACAGTTCTACCCCTGCAGGATTTTATTGTCGATCATGGTTCTTTACCCCGCATTCTGCAGGCCTGTTCTGGTGTCCAAG GTTCAGTGTATGAGCTCTCAGGGAGTGAGGTGTGCTTGTGCACTGGTGATCTTTTGAAAGTCATTGGCTTGGAACTCCTGTCTGCCAGCTGTGAAGACATTGGGAGCAACAAAACATTTGAACTACCAATAGACCATACAG gAAAAACAAATGCAGCTTTACGCCGCAAAGTTACGTGCCGACGGGCACTTCGTGAATGGGAGCTGGAACATCAGCTCCAGATGAAGAAGTTGGAACATGATCTGAAGCTTAAAATGTGGGAAGGGGAAGAACAGGAATGCGAGCGTCGCCACAAACTAGAAGTAAAACGTCTGGAGCTCGAGTTGGCTTCTAAATATGCCCATTCTTCACCCTCGTCTCATCCCTCGCCACCTGCTTTCGATGTCGATCGGCACATTAGAATGGTACCTCCGTTTTCTGAAAAGGATGTGGAGaaatattttaaccattttgaGCGAGTTGCGACCATGTTGAAGTACTACTCCCTATCACATAAAATTGTGTTCTCACAATCGCGGAAAAAGGACTATGGAGAAG AGTTCAACTCTGTGTACGAGCTCTATGCGGCATCTTTGCATGTCA GAGGGGTTGGGGTGATGCAAAACTGTGAGGCAGTAGAAGAGGAGCATCTGCCCAAACTGTCTGTGGGTGACCAACTGTGAAGCAGT AGGACAACCACTTTAGAAGCACTTGTCTGCAAGTGCAtatcagatgatgatgatggtgataatgaggaggtggaggaggatgaCAATGAAGATAAGATCAAGGGGCAGATTTACTTGCCCCTATACATG GGTGGTCACTTTGTGGGAAAAAAACTTTCAGACAAACTGACAAGCAGTTTCCCCATCCCAGTGGACCTCAAAGTGATTATGCGAGACTCT GGAAATCTGGGAAAGGACCCTCTCATTAGACTTCTTGCATTGAGGATAGAGAAGACCTCAAGAGAGCCCATAGTACTGGCCAGCCTGCTGGAAACACCTGATCATTGTTTAGAGCTGCCAGTCACCTGGCTACAAATGTCATTGTGCTTTACTTCAGACCCTCTGCCTTGGCCAGAGGGCTCTCCACCAAAACATTGCATGATGTCTGTCACTGAAGTCACAGACAATTTCTACTACG TTAAAAAGCTCACAAACACAAATGATGCCCCTCCTCCACGACCACCAGAAGGGAGGAAATCAGTAGCTGTACAAGAtgtgg GCAAGCATTCCAACAGAGACCATGACTACGAGAGTGTagaagaaatgatgaagagaGCAGAAGAAAGTGTCATGTTTTACTGA
- the rpa2 gene encoding replication protein A 32 kDa subunit → MWNQGGYSDSMGGGYTQSPGGFGSPAPSQGGEKKARTRTQHIVPCTVSQLKSAIQSEDVFKVGDVEVAQVTIVGVIRSTDKSMTNIQYIVDDMTASPMDVKQWVDTEDPSVDSTVIPPGTYVKVSGNLRSFQNNRSVVAFIVRALDDMNEITSHMLEVVQAHMMLSKSQMGGGGGINTSMMPMSNSGMGSMSNMGGAYSSVSALVNNGLSPNQNQVLCLIKSCPEPQGISIQELKQRLGGMSMSVIREVVEFLSNEGHIFSTIDEDHFRSTDNEG, encoded by the exons atgtggAACCAGG GGGGCTATTCGGACAGTATGGGAGGTGGGTACACTCAGTCTCCAGGGGGGTTTGGCTCTCCTGCACCATCCCAAGGTGGAGAGAAGAAAGCG AGGACAAGAACACAACACATTGTGCCCTGCACAGTTTCCCAGCTTAAGTCTGCTATTCAGTCAGAAGATGTCTTCAAAGTGGGTGATGTGGAGGTGGCTCAG GTCACAATCGTGGGAGTTATCAGAAGCACAGATAAGTCCATGACAAACATCCAGTACATAGTTGATGACATGACTGCCTCCCCCATGGATGTGAAGCAGTGGGTAGATACAGAG gatccTAGTGTGGATAGCACAGTCATCCCCCCTGGCACATATGTAAAGGTCTCCGGCAACTTGCGATCCTTTCAG AACAATCGTTCTGTGGTGGCCTTCATAGTACGAGCCCTGGATGACATGAACGAAATCACATCTCACATGTTGGAAGTAGTGCAAGCTCACATGATGCTAAGCAAGTCACAG atgggtggtggaggaggaattAATACCAGCATGATGCCCATGTCTAACTCTGGCATGGGTAGCATGAGCAACATGGGAGGTGCATACAGCAGCGTCAGTGCGCTGGTCAACAATGGGCTCAGTCCCAACCAGAACCAG GTGTTGTGTCTGATTAAAAGCTGCCCAGAGCCCCAGGGCATCAGTATCCAGGAGCTAAAGCAGAGGCTTGGTGGCATGAGCATGTCTGTTATCAG agAAGTTGTGGAATTTCTCAGCAATGAAGGTCACATCTTCTCCACGATTGATGAAGACCACTTCAGGTCAACAGACAATGAGGGCTAG